GATTATGAAATTTGTCCATGAGACTCTTAAGTAACCCCTTAACTTTAATATATTACACAAGTACTCCCAGAAGAACTGAGTATCGTTCTGTACCATGTATATTAGAAGATACCTCTGTTAAATAGAGAGTCAGTTTCTTTAGTAATCACGTAGACTGGTTTAAGTCTATCTGCTTTATTGCCTAGTGAGTACTGGATCCTttttaaaggagagagaggaaaatggcTCTTTCGTTCTTCCAGCATCtcagaagagatttttttcttaataaagagTCAGTATGTAAGGACTCTTGTTATGCTGGTTTATAGGATTAAAGAGGATGGCAAAAAGAGGGACTTACCTTTAATAATTCGTTAGGTGCATGCGAGTTATCAGTGTTTCATAGCTAGCTATCTTAGGGCTTTATACTGCCAtgcatcatcatagtatctgagcatctttcaTGTGAAATCAATAGTGAAGTCTCTAATGCAATTCCTGGAGCATCATACAAAAGTGTCAGTATTGACATTATGGATGCATTTACTTAAGTGGGTCTCTGTCGGACATTTCATAGATATACAAAAAACCCAAAGTGTAGTAGGCCAGGCCAAGTGTTTAGAATCCAATGGAGGCCACAGGACTGTGTACTAGACTTCCTGTGCATTGGAATAAAGCCAATACAGATAGTGTCCTCCATTTATTTAATCTAAGCAATCAAGTTACCTGTTGCACATTCACTGGATGTCTCTCTCACATGGACTTTCTGATGTTTAAGGAAGTTTGAGCTCAGGCGGAAGCTCTTCCTGCATTCAGTACATTTGTAAGGTTTCTCTTCTGTGTGGCTTTTCTGATGCTGGACAAGGGCTGAGCTGCAAGCGAAGCTTTTGCTACATGCAGTACAAGCATAGGATTTCTTTTTCATGTGGGTTTTACGGTGTGCAATTAGATTTGAGCTCCGGCCAAAGCTTTTCTCACATTCTTtacatttatagggtctctctcctgtatggattctCTCATGTACCACAAGGTTTGCCTTTctgctgaagcttttcccacacttaGGACATTCAAAGGgcttttctcctgtgtggattttcAGATGGTTCAAGAAGGTCGAACTCCCCTtgaagctttttccacattctgtACATATGTAGGGACTCTCTTCCCTGGGGGGTTTCTGTTGATTAAGGG
The DNA window shown above is from Trachemys scripta elegans isolate TJP31775 chromosome 1, CAS_Tse_1.0, whole genome shotgun sequence and carries:
- the LOC117884380 gene encoding zinc finger protein 572-like; the protein is MSENEEEKPNQEDLEQDELSRPAEAQSPGWGKARPERQQRKRCIKSAHQARGSKKLKATLNQQKPPREESPYICTECGKSFKGSSTFLNHLKIHTGEKPFECPKCGKSFSRKANLVVHERIHTGERPYKCKECEKSFGRSSNLIAHRKTHMKKKSYACTACSKSFACSSALVQHQKSHTEEKPYKCTECRKSFRLSSNFLKHQKVHVRETSSECATVCHEEQQNGGAEQVAMDQSRLILEECKYKKGF